In Salinibacterium sp. dk2585, a single window of DNA contains:
- a CDS encoding S9 family peptidase has product MTSADASPAASAPLATIATEPPVALKRPSERAHHGDTFVDDYEWLREKESAEVVAHLEAENAHTDAATAHLASLREKLFQEIKGRVKETDLGVPVREGVWWYYSRTVEGQQYALHCRAPIASPDDWTTPALPDDGSGLPGERVLLDDNAEADGHDFYSLGSFDVSGDGSLMLWAVDVVGDERYTLRLRPLATDDSGDSRPEPSEVPGPVDTPAPPPEEVIEGIAPGAFFDATGRYVFYTTVDDAWRPDTVWRHEVGTPASADVKVFHEPDDRYWVGAGLTRSRRYLVIQLGSKITSEAHVLDASDPTGEFRVVWPRREGVEYSIEHAIIDGEDRLLIIHNDGALDFELVDVAASDPLGERRVLVPHRPGIRLEDVDAFATHLVLEYRREALPRVGIARLGGVSSAVRSEPAARTAPIEPAREDSATSKPAPEGFDTVAERFTQPAFEELDFDEELFSAGARGNPEWTQPTVRFGYTSFVTPSTVSEYTVATGEIRVLKQQPVLGGYDPADYVQRREWATAEDGTRIPISLVHRRDVTLENAPTLLYGYGSYEHSIDPAFSIARVSLLDRGVVFAVAHVRGGGEMGRDWYEHGKTLTKRNTFTDFVACGQHLVDTGVTTPERLIAEGGSAGGLLMGAVANLAPSLFAGIVAAVPFVDPLTSILDPELPLTVVEWDEWGNPLADPEVYAYMKSYSPYENVADVAYPRILAVTSFNDTRVLYVEPAKWVARLREVGAPVLLKCEMEAGHGGVSGRYKAWQERAWELAWMLDVWGIRD; this is encoded by the coding sequence GTGACTTCCGCAGACGCCAGCCCCGCAGCATCCGCCCCGCTCGCGACGATCGCGACCGAGCCGCCCGTAGCGCTCAAGCGCCCGAGCGAGCGAGCACACCACGGCGACACCTTCGTCGACGACTACGAGTGGCTGCGCGAGAAGGAGAGCGCAGAGGTCGTCGCGCACCTTGAGGCCGAGAACGCCCACACGGATGCCGCGACCGCGCACCTGGCAAGCCTGCGCGAGAAGCTCTTCCAGGAGATCAAGGGCCGCGTCAAGGAGACCGACCTCGGCGTGCCCGTGCGGGAGGGCGTCTGGTGGTACTACAGCCGCACGGTCGAAGGCCAGCAGTACGCGCTGCACTGCCGCGCCCCGATCGCGAGCCCCGACGACTGGACGACGCCCGCCCTCCCCGACGACGGCTCCGGCCTGCCGGGCGAGCGGGTGTTGCTCGACGACAACGCCGAGGCGGATGGCCACGACTTCTACTCGCTCGGCAGCTTCGACGTGTCGGGCGACGGTTCCCTCATGCTGTGGGCGGTCGACGTCGTCGGTGACGAGCGCTACACGCTGCGGCTGCGGCCCCTGGCGACGGATGATTCGGGCGACAGTCGCCCCGAACCATCCGAGGTGCCCGGGCCGGTCGACACCCCCGCGCCGCCGCCCGAGGAGGTCATCGAGGGCATCGCGCCCGGCGCCTTCTTCGACGCGACGGGACGCTACGTCTTCTACACGACTGTTGATGATGCCTGGCGCCCCGACACCGTCTGGCGGCACGAGGTGGGCACGCCGGCGAGCGCGGACGTCAAGGTGTTCCACGAGCCCGACGACCGCTATTGGGTCGGCGCTGGCCTCACCCGCAGTCGCCGCTACCTCGTCATCCAGCTGGGCTCCAAGATCACGAGCGAGGCGCACGTGCTCGACGCGAGTGACCCGACCGGCGAGTTCCGGGTGGTGTGGCCGCGGCGCGAGGGCGTCGAGTACTCGATCGAGCACGCGATCATCGACGGCGAAGACCGGCTGCTCATCATCCACAACGATGGGGCCCTGGACTTCGAGCTGGTGGATGTCGCGGCATCCGACCCGCTCGGCGAGCGCCGCGTGCTCGTTCCGCACCGGCCGGGCATCCGTCTCGAGGATGTGGACGCCTTCGCGACACACCTCGTGCTCGAGTACCGGCGCGAGGCGCTGCCGAGGGTCGGTATCGCGCGCCTCGGCGGGGTGAGTAGCGCGGTTCGCTCAGAGCCGGCCGCGCGAACCGCGCCGATCGAGCCTGCGAGGGAGGACAGCGCCACATCGAAACCCGCACCCGAGGGTTTCGATACCGTCGCTGAGCGATTTACTCAGCCCGCGTTCGAAGAACTCGACTTCGACGAAGAACTCTTCTCCGCCGGCGCCCGCGGCAATCCCGAGTGGACCCAGCCGACCGTGCGCTTCGGCTACACAAGCTTCGTGACGCCCAGCACGGTGAGCGAGTACACGGTCGCGACCGGCGAGATCCGCGTACTCAAGCAGCAGCCGGTGCTGGGCGGCTACGACCCCGCCGACTATGTGCAGCGCCGCGAGTGGGCGACCGCCGAGGATGGCACGCGCATCCCGATCTCGCTCGTGCACCGTCGCGACGTGACCCTGGAGAATGCGCCGACGCTGCTCTACGGCTACGGCTCCTACGAGCACAGCATCGACCCGGCCTTTTCGATCGCGCGGGTCAGCCTGCTCGACCGCGGCGTCGTCTTTGCGGTCGCGCACGTGCGCGGCGGCGGCGAGATGGGCCGCGACTGGTACGAGCATGGCAAGACGCTCACGAAGCGCAACACTTTCACCGACTTCGTCGCGTGCGGGCAGCACCTCGTCGACACGGGCGTGACGACGCCCGAGCGGCTCATCGCGGAGGGCGGCAGCGCCGGCGGCCTGCTCATGGGCGCCGTCGCGAACCTCGCACCCTCGCTCTTCGCGGGTATCGTCGCGGCGGTTCCCTTCGTCGACCCGCTGACAAGCATCCTGGATCCCGAACTGCCGCTGACGGTCGTCGAGTGGGACGAGTGGGGCAACCCCCTCGCCGACCCCGAGGTCTACGCCTACATGAAGTCGTACTCGCCCTACGAGAACGTGGCGGATGTCGCGTACCCGCGGATTCTCGCCGTCACAAGCTTCAACGACACCCGTGTGCTCTACGTCGAGCCGGCCAAATGGGTGGCGCGCCTCCGCGAGGTGGGGGCCCCTGTGCTGCTCAAATGCGAGATGGAGGCGGGTCACGGCGGTGTGAGTGGACGCTACAAGGCGTGGCAGGAGCGCGCGTGGGAACTCGCATGGATGCTCGACGTGTGGGGCATCCGTGACTGA
- a CDS encoding glutathione S-transferase family protein: protein MSQDHTPSYVTPGQEFDRDTNYIEDRITRDGRDDWPVEAGRYRLVAARACPWANRTTIVRRLLGLEDAISLGLPGPTHDKRSWTFDLDPDGRDPVLGIERLQEAYFQRFADYPRGITVPAIVDVPSGMVVTNNYPQITLDFSTEWVEHHREGAPDLYPLALRDEIDEVAELIFHDVNNGVYKCGFAGSQKSYERAYDTLFARLDWLEDRLSRQRYLVGDTITEADIRLFTTLVRFDAVYHGHFKCNRNKLSEMPVLWAYARDLFQTPGFGDTVDFEQIKAHYYVTHVDINPTQIIPKGPDVSGWRTEHGREQLGGRPFGDGTPPGPPPATERVPGF from the coding sequence ATGAGCCAAGACCACACCCCGAGTTACGTGACGCCCGGCCAGGAGTTCGACCGCGACACCAACTACATCGAGGACCGCATCACGCGGGACGGTCGCGACGACTGGCCCGTCGAAGCGGGACGCTACCGCCTCGTCGCCGCCCGGGCCTGCCCCTGGGCGAACCGCACCACGATCGTGCGCCGCCTCCTGGGGCTTGAGGATGCCATCTCGCTCGGACTGCCGGGACCGACGCACGACAAGCGCTCGTGGACCTTCGACCTCGACCCCGACGGCCGAGACCCGGTGCTCGGCATCGAGCGCCTGCAGGAGGCATACTTCCAGCGCTTCGCCGACTACCCGCGCGGCATCACGGTGCCCGCCATTGTGGATGTACCCAGCGGGATGGTCGTCACCAACAACTACCCGCAGATCACCCTCGACTTCTCCACCGAATGGGTCGAGCACCACCGGGAGGGCGCGCCCGACCTCTACCCCTTGGCACTTCGGGACGAGATCGACGAGGTCGCCGAACTGATCTTCCACGACGTCAACAACGGCGTCTACAAGTGCGGCTTCGCGGGCAGCCAGAAGTCCTACGAGCGGGCCTACGACACCCTCTTCGCCCGGCTCGACTGGCTCGAGGACCGCCTGTCGCGGCAGCGCTACCTCGTGGGTGACACGATCACCGAGGCAGACATCCGTCTCTTCACGACGCTCGTGCGCTTCGACGCCGTCTACCACGGGCACTTCAAGTGCAACCGCAACAAGCTCAGCGAGATGCCGGTGCTGTGGGCGTATGCGCGCGACCTGTTCCAGACGCCCGGCTTCGGCGACACGGTCGACTTCGAGCAGATCAAGGCGCACTACTACGTGACGCACGTCGACATCAATCCCACGCAGATCATTCCCAAGGGCCCGGATGTCTCGGGCTGGCGCACCGAGCACGGCCGCGAGCAGCTCGGGGGCCGCCCCTTCGGCGACGGCACCCCGCCGGGACCGCCGCCCGCCACCGAGCGAGTCCCGGGCTTCTGA
- a CDS encoding DUF2207 domain-containing protein, with the protein MRRFLSVLAVTALALLGVWSAPVQAAQAGVEDFEFESFHADYYLGTNEEGRATLRVVETIVAEFPDFDQNRGILRTIPDRYNGLPTHPTVVSVTDETGAPVEYEEEDVDGGIELALGGDDYVQGEQTYVIEYTMVNANRYYPDTDSDEFYWDVNGLEWPQPFGVVSATLHLEPGLEEKLTGNVAAVWGAEGQAKPAEIDGLNFEARNVGPYEGLTIAVGFEPDTFTERPSGFFDAPWPTLSFVGAAGTVVALLWAFHVRRTRLADAPGRGIIVPEYGPPPGEPLVKSAFVVGAGAKATPAQIIALAVARRIRVIEAGMSPLIKKPRYRLQFVTADGVDEYEREFLHALFGATLTPGEHRDLDKQDEKATKKLGKLYERVGKQLVEEGYRRKYPGKAVVPVLIFNAVAMVAGIIFAAVSLDLAYGGGWPGVALALSLIVGASSFMPLIKTPLDERGVAVRDHMKGLKDYIELAEADRLRYLQSPQGALREPIATDDTAQIVKLNEKLLPYAMLFGHEKEWAEELGRYYQEQGSTPDWYVGSGPFNAAVFASSIGSVSTSATSSFSSSSGGSTGGAVSGGGGGGGGGGGR; encoded by the coding sequence ATGAGACGTTTCCTCTCCGTGCTCGCCGTCACCGCCCTCGCCCTGCTCGGGGTGTGGTCGGCACCCGTCCAAGCGGCGCAGGCCGGCGTTGAAGACTTCGAGTTCGAAAGCTTCCACGCCGACTACTACCTCGGCACGAATGAGGAGGGTCGCGCGACGCTGCGTGTGGTCGAGACGATCGTGGCGGAGTTCCCCGACTTCGACCAGAACCGCGGCATCCTGCGCACCATCCCCGACCGCTACAACGGCCTGCCGACGCATCCGACCGTCGTGTCAGTCACTGACGAGACGGGTGCACCGGTCGAATACGAGGAAGAGGATGTCGACGGCGGCATCGAGCTCGCCCTCGGCGGCGACGACTACGTGCAGGGCGAGCAGACTTACGTCATCGAGTACACGATGGTCAATGCGAACCGCTACTACCCCGACACGGACTCGGACGAGTTCTACTGGGACGTGAACGGTCTCGAGTGGCCGCAGCCGTTCGGCGTCGTGAGCGCGACCCTCCACCTTGAGCCGGGCCTCGAAGAGAAGCTCACGGGCAACGTCGCTGCCGTCTGGGGTGCGGAGGGCCAGGCGAAGCCGGCCGAGATCGACGGTCTCAACTTCGAGGCGCGCAACGTGGGGCCGTATGAGGGCCTCACCATCGCGGTCGGCTTCGAGCCTGACACCTTCACCGAGCGCCCGAGCGGCTTCTTCGACGCGCCCTGGCCGACGCTCTCCTTCGTCGGCGCTGCCGGCACGGTCGTCGCGCTGCTGTGGGCCTTCCACGTGCGTCGGACGCGGCTGGCGGATGCTCCGGGGCGCGGCATCATCGTGCCCGAATACGGCCCACCACCAGGCGAGCCCCTCGTGAAGTCAGCCTTCGTGGTGGGTGCGGGCGCCAAAGCCACGCCGGCGCAGATCATCGCGCTCGCGGTCGCCCGTCGCATCCGTGTCATCGAGGCGGGGATGTCGCCCCTCATCAAGAAGCCCAGGTACCGCCTCCAGTTCGTGACGGCGGATGGCGTCGACGAGTACGAACGCGAGTTCCTGCACGCGCTCTTCGGCGCGACCCTCACGCCGGGAGAGCACCGCGACCTCGACAAACAGGACGAGAAGGCGACCAAGAAGCTCGGCAAGCTCTATGAGCGGGTCGGCAAGCAGCTCGTGGAGGAGGGCTACCGGCGCAAGTACCCGGGCAAGGCCGTCGTGCCCGTGTTGATCTTCAACGCTGTTGCCATGGTGGCGGGCATCATCTTCGCGGCGGTCTCGCTCGACCTCGCCTACGGCGGCGGATGGCCCGGTGTCGCGCTTGCCCTCTCGCTCATCGTGGGAGCCTCGTCCTTCATGCCGCTCATCAAGACTCCCCTCGACGAGCGCGGGGTGGCAGTGCGCGACCACATGAAGGGCCTCAAGGACTACATCGAACTCGCGGAGGCAGACCGCTTGCGCTACCTGCAGTCGCCCCAGGGCGCCCTCCGCGAACCCATCGCCACCGACGACACGGCCCAGATCGTGAAGCTCAACGAGAAGCTGCTGCCCTACGCAATGCTCTTCGGCCATGAGAAGGAGTGGGCGGAGGAGCTCGGGCGCTACTACCAGGAGCAGGGCAGCACACCCGACTGGTACGTCGGCTCGGGCCCCTTCAATGCGGCCGTCTTCGCCTCGAGCATCGGGAGCGTCAGCACGAGCGCGACGTCCAGCTTCAGCTCCTCCTCGGGCGGTTCGACTGGCGGCGCCGTCTCGGGCGGTGGCGGTGGCGGCGGCGGTGGAGGTGGCCGCTAG
- a CDS encoding 3-methyladenine DNA glycosylase — protein MNSESQLLQWESWRGREREHQARADALTARWRARQQSGSKHPVDDFLFTYYPVRPATLRRWHPGAGVTLEGAATKERAAWKWYLVEGDDVRVDTAALLAQRESSIRFIVSLLQKTATRQANFGCFGLHEWAMVYRSDETRHEVPLRLGGAGTNEVVEGHRIACSHFDAFRFFTPEAVSRNRLVPSRDNQPELEQPGCLHAGMDVYKWVTKLGPLVPGEVLLDAFELARDIRQLDMRASPYDLREWGYQPVTIETPEGKAEYVREQRGFAERGNALRERVIAAVVPLLG, from the coding sequence CTGAATTCGGAAAGCCAGCTCCTGCAGTGGGAAAGTTGGCGGGGTCGCGAGCGGGAGCACCAGGCGCGGGCCGACGCGCTGACCGCCCGGTGGCGCGCGCGGCAGCAGTCGGGCTCGAAGCATCCCGTCGACGACTTCCTCTTCACGTACTACCCGGTGCGCCCCGCGACCCTGCGCCGCTGGCACCCGGGAGCGGGCGTCACGCTCGAGGGCGCCGCGACCAAGGAGCGCGCCGCCTGGAAGTGGTACCTGGTCGAGGGTGACGACGTGCGCGTCGACACGGCGGCGCTGCTCGCCCAGCGCGAGTCCAGCATCCGCTTCATCGTGTCGCTGCTGCAGAAGACGGCGACCCGACAGGCGAACTTCGGATGCTTCGGGCTGCACGAATGGGCCATGGTGTACCGCTCAGACGAGACCCGTCACGAGGTGCCGCTGCGGCTCGGTGGCGCGGGCACGAACGAGGTCGTCGAGGGACACCGCATCGCGTGCAGCCACTTCGATGCGTTCCGCTTTTTCACGCCCGAGGCGGTGAGCCGAAACCGGCTTGTACCGAGCCGCGACAACCAGCCCGAACTTGAGCAGCCCGGCTGCCTGCACGCGGGCATGGACGTCTACAAGTGGGTCACGAAGCTCGGCCCGCTCGTGCCCGGCGAGGTGTTGCTCGACGCCTTCGAGTTGGCGCGCGACATCCGCCAGCTCGACATGCGCGCATCGCCGTATGACCTGCGCGAGTGGGGTTACCAGCCGGTCACTATTGAGACGCCCGAGGGCAAGGCGGAGTATGTGCGCGAGCAGCGCGGCTTCGCCGAGCGCGGCAATGCGCTCCGGGAGCGCGTCATCGCGGCGGTCGTTCCCCTGTTGGGCTGA
- a CDS encoding nitroreductase family protein — protein MELFDAIRRRKTTNGPFLPDPISEEHQRLLVELAGRAPSQLNSQPWRFVLIENRDTIETIARISGESMTEAMSNGTFFERYKPYFRFSKKEMAEKRSGMLFDRMPAALRPFTSQAFTPRGQKLMNSLHVPQTLGAENRKLVAGSPLLMAVLLDRSEYRPGELSSFYSVFSMGAAMENVWLATVELGMGIQFVSFPMEVPGRWAEIERLLEVPGDLELMAVYRLGYVPEDKRRPAIDWTSHERKLPSQYVFAESCSTPRTGWDEAPTSPE, from the coding sequence GTGGAACTGTTCGACGCCATCCGCCGCCGCAAGACCACCAACGGCCCCTTCTTGCCCGACCCCATCTCCGAGGAGCACCAGCGGCTCCTCGTCGAGCTCGCCGGCCGCGCGCCCTCGCAACTCAACTCCCAGCCCTGGCGGTTCGTGCTCATCGAGAACCGCGACACGATCGAGACCATTGCGCGCATCAGCGGCGAGAGCATGACCGAGGCCATGTCGAACGGCACCTTCTTCGAGCGCTACAAGCCCTACTTCCGCTTCTCGAAGAAGGAGATGGCCGAGAAGCGCAGCGGCATGCTCTTCGACAGGATGCCGGCGGCCCTTCGGCCCTTCACCTCGCAGGCGTTCACGCCGCGCGGGCAGAAGCTCATGAACTCGCTGCACGTGCCGCAGACGCTCGGTGCCGAGAACCGCAAGCTCGTCGCAGGGTCACCGCTGCTCATGGCCGTGCTGCTCGATCGCAGCGAATACCGGCCAGGCGAACTCTCCTCCTTCTACTCGGTCTTCAGCATGGGCGCGGCCATGGAGAACGTCTGGCTCGCCACCGTCGAACTCGGGATGGGCATCCAGTTCGTCTCCTTCCCCATGGAGGTGCCGGGGCGCTGGGCCGAGATTGAACGCCTGCTCGAAGTGCCGGGCGACCTCGAACTCATGGCGGTCTACCGGCTCGGGTACGTGCCGGAGGACAAGCGCAGGCCCGCGATCGACTGGACCAGCCACGAGCGCAAGCTGCCCTCCCAATACGTCTTCGCTGAGAGCTGCAGCACGCCCCGAACTGGGTGGGACGAAGCACCCACCTCACCGGAATAG
- a CDS encoding J domain-containing protein translates to MPPSPLNPSPYEVLGVAPSASDEELRKAYRRMLRETHPDTGGDAKRFHDVQRAWEQLGTPVDRAAYDRGRPSRNAQSHATWAPAAPRRTSESRPQARTYGHPGGLSREHYLDLMREWAGRGAALPDPYDPALVRSAPRDIRHLLANALAEEATAAQAAELGIAYTVWHDVATDAAGDPWASKLDHVVLGPSGLFAVQSEDWGSPVRVKRNEIVGEALAPGERPLHSLSLRAKSVARAAKVKFTNLVVVVPDDAIDEALTVGRMRGVTSAVVQRSRLPGVLRGDLADAPLIGGTELFEVRTRLQSSIRFT, encoded by the coding sequence GTGCCACCCAGCCCGCTGAACCCGTCGCCCTATGAGGTGCTCGGCGTCGCGCCGAGCGCGAGCGACGAGGAGCTGCGCAAGGCATACCGGCGGATGCTGCGCGAGACGCACCCCGACACGGGCGGCGACGCGAAGCGCTTCCACGACGTGCAGCGCGCGTGGGAACAGCTCGGCACGCCGGTCGACCGGGCGGCCTACGATCGCGGTCGCCCCAGCCGCAACGCACAGAGCCATGCGACATGGGCTCCAGCCGCGCCGCGGCGAACCTCCGAGAGCCGCCCCCAGGCGCGCACCTACGGGCACCCCGGCGGGCTCAGCCGTGAGCACTACCTCGACCTGATGCGTGAGTGGGCCGGCCGAGGCGCCGCCCTGCCAGACCCGTATGACCCCGCACTCGTGCGGTCGGCGCCCCGCGACATCCGCCACCTGCTCGCGAACGCCCTCGCGGAGGAGGCGACGGCGGCGCAGGCGGCCGAGCTCGGCATCGCCTACACGGTCTGGCATGACGTGGCGACGGATGCCGCGGGCGACCCGTGGGCGTCGAAGCTCGACCATGTCGTGCTCGGGCCGAGCGGGCTCTTCGCGGTGCAGTCTGAGGATTGGGGCTCGCCCGTGCGGGTCAAGCGCAACGAGATCGTGGGCGAGGCGCTTGCGCCGGGGGAGCGGCCGCTCCATTCCCTGTCGCTGCGGGCCAAGTCGGTCGCGAGGGCCGCCAAGGTCAAGTTCACGAACCTCGTCGTCGTCGTGCCGGACGACGCGATCGACGAGGCTCTGACCGTCGGCCGGATGCGCGGCGTCACGAGTGCGGTCGTGCAGCGTTCGCGCCTGCCAGGCGTGCTGCGGGGTGACCTTGCCGACGCGCCACTGATCGGCGGCACGGAACTGTTCGAGGTGCGCACGCGGCTGCAGTCCAGCATCCGCTTCACCTGA
- a CDS encoding endonuclease/exonuclease/phosphatase family protein, whose amino-acid sequence MKVVSYNLRKHRAVGEIEALAEEHDLDLMCLQEADTAELPAEVGGMHLADATRRNRLGLAVYYRRDRFTATETKAFELKKSLHDHLLKPAHERLLGSRLVDLKHDCEVVVASFHAAPLTALNSLRREQIRVAHEQLHAMGPGLPTLMVGDYNYPVFKNQLTRRVGENGYDLTLSDTRTYTRYKFFRGHFDLATSMGLEIGSVETLPRGTSDHMPILVTATYREAAQAKSA is encoded by the coding sequence GTGAAAGTCGTCAGTTATAACCTGCGCAAGCACCGCGCGGTGGGGGAGATTGAGGCGCTCGCCGAGGAACACGACCTCGACCTGATGTGCCTGCAGGAGGCAGACACGGCCGAACTTCCCGCCGAGGTGGGCGGCATGCACCTCGCCGATGCGACGAGGCGCAACCGGCTCGGCCTCGCCGTCTACTACCGTCGCGATCGCTTCACGGCGACCGAGACGAAGGCATTCGAACTCAAGAAGTCGCTCCACGACCACCTCCTGAAGCCCGCCCACGAGCGCCTGCTCGGCAGTCGCCTCGTCGACCTCAAGCACGACTGCGAGGTCGTGGTCGCCTCCTTCCACGCCGCACCGCTCACCGCCCTCAACTCGCTGCGACGCGAGCAGATCCGGGTCGCGCACGAGCAACTGCACGCCATGGGCCCTGGTCTGCCCACTCTTATGGTCGGCGACTACAACTACCCGGTCTTCAAGAACCAGCTCACGCGGCGGGTCGGCGAGAACGGCTACGACCTCACGCTCAGTGACACGCGCACCTACACGCGCTACAAGTTCTTCCGAGGACACTTCGACCTCGCCACCTCGATGGGGCTCGAGATCGGCAGCGTCGAGACGCTGCCGCGCGGCACATCCGACCACATGCCGATCCTCGTCACCGCCACCTATCGAGAGGCCGCGCAGGCCAAGAGCGCCTGA
- a CDS encoding MarR family winged helix-turn-helix transcriptional regulator has product MTAPVPYRSLAIRRALQTHTALWHEHVSSETTSVQYGVLYFLNEHGELGQRQLMDLTQLDKSSLAELLRRMEGQGSVETRRDGDDKRRKTVTMTKEGRELFEQLRPAALRVNEMLTGNLSDTERQSLDRLLAKIVDDGERAAS; this is encoded by the coding sequence ATGACGGCGCCCGTCCCGTACCGAAGCCTCGCCATCAGGCGCGCGCTCCAGACCCACACGGCCCTCTGGCACGAACACGTCTCGAGCGAGACCACCTCTGTGCAGTACGGGGTGCTCTACTTCCTCAACGAGCACGGTGAGCTCGGCCAACGACAGCTCATGGACCTCACGCAGCTCGACAAGTCCTCGCTCGCGGAACTCCTGCGCCGCATGGAAGGCCAGGGCAGCGTCGAGACCCGTCGCGACGGCGACGACAAGCGCCGCAAGACCGTCACCATGACGAAGGAGGGCCGAGAACTCTTCGAGCAGCTGCGCCCTGCCGCGCTCCGGGTGAATGAGATGCTCACCGGCAACCTGAGCGACACCGAGAGGCAGTCACTCGATCGCCTGCTGGCGAAGATCGTCGACGACGGGGAACGCGCCGCCAGCTGA
- a CDS encoding DarT ssDNA thymidine ADP-ribosyltransferase family protein, which produces MSECIHGLDKELCDICSPKPAPAAPPKVTKARTPRASAGAPRPARPAIAKRAPGAPVDKPINVEAHRVFHLTHVRNLAGIAERGALLPANSVEPNIDISSPSHREQRRAATLPEAVTAPAQAAAGLAASAETGTDAVEAEESAPSVVADCVPFFATPESGLWGDIRSGTPDPRLSAAARTSSVGDYVMLATTVAEIEKAAPLVLALDEASAPTAPMTADPVALRRELRRLIAIEALDGDERPLAGVELLVAGPVPIEAISLIGVANSKARDEVKAVLADAGVNIRVAVYPPWFVRS; this is translated from the coding sequence GTGAGCGAATGCATCCACGGACTCGATAAAGAACTCTGCGACATCTGTTCGCCCAAGCCCGCGCCCGCTGCACCGCCGAAGGTCACCAAGGCCCGCACGCCCCGCGCCTCCGCAGGGGCACCGCGCCCCGCGCGCCCCGCGATCGCGAAGCGCGCCCCGGGTGCCCCCGTCGACAAGCCCATCAACGTCGAGGCGCACCGCGTGTTCCACCTGACGCACGTGCGCAACCTCGCCGGCATCGCCGAGAGGGGTGCGCTGCTCCCCGCGAACTCGGTCGAGCCCAACATCGACATCAGTTCGCCCTCGCACCGCGAGCAGCGGCGCGCGGCGACACTCCCTGAGGCGGTTACCGCGCCCGCGCAGGCCGCCGCCGGACTCGCGGCCTCGGCCGAAACCGGCACGGATGCCGTCGAGGCCGAGGAATCAGCACCCAGCGTCGTCGCCGACTGCGTGCCCTTCTTCGCAACGCCCGAATCGGGGCTGTGGGGCGACATCCGCTCGGGCACTCCCGACCCCCGCCTCAGCGCAGCCGCGCGCACGAGCTCGGTCGGCGACTACGTGATGCTCGCCACGACCGTCGCCGAGATCGAGAAGGCGGCACCACTCGTGCTCGCGCTCGACGAGGCATCCGCCCCCACCGCCCCCATGACGGCCGACCCTGTCGCCCTCCGGCGCGAACTGCGTCGACTCATCGCGATCGAGGCGCTCGACGGTGACGAGCGACCCCTCGCCGGCGTTGAACTGCTCGTGGCCGGACCCGTGCCGATCGAGGCGATCTCCCTCATCGGCGTCGCCAACTCCAAGGCGCGCGATGAGGTCAAGGCGGTGCTGGCTGACGCGGGCGTCAACATCCGCGTTGCCGTGTACCCGCCCTGGTTCGTTCGCTCCTAG
- a CDS encoding MarR family winged helix-turn-helix transcriptional regulator produces MDNSKLPPPYRTPRLRRLLHVHSTLWYEHVSTEITSVQYVVLWCLHHHGDQPQRELLRLAQIDKSSLAELLRRMEQQGNITTARDPDDKRCKTVSITEKGRRIHDELSTGADLINDMMASGLTAAELKQFDATLEKLLTSEVIRSVN; encoded by the coding sequence ATGGACAACAGCAAGCTGCCGCCGCCCTACCGCACACCCCGGCTGCGCAGGCTGCTCCACGTCCACAGCACGCTCTGGTACGAGCACGTGTCCACCGAGATCACCTCGGTGCAGTACGTCGTGCTGTGGTGCCTCCATCACCACGGGGATCAGCCCCAGCGCGAGCTGCTCCGGCTCGCGCAGATCGACAAGTCCTCGCTCGCTGAGCTGCTGCGCCGCATGGAGCAGCAGGGCAACATCACGACCGCACGGGATCCCGACGACAAGCGATGCAAGACCGTCTCGATCACCGAGAAGGGGCGGCGCATCCACGACGAGCTCTCGACCGGCGCGGACCTCATCAACGACATGATGGCGAGCGGCCTGACGGCGGCTGAACTGAAGCAGTTCGACGCCACCCTCGAGAAGCTGCTCACCTCCGAGGTCATCCGGAGCGTCAACTAG